From a region of the Tachypleus tridentatus isolate NWPU-2018 chromosome 1, ASM421037v1, whole genome shotgun sequence genome:
- the LOC143224991 gene encoding vitamin K-dependent protein C-like, which produces MLVACRNIVSPYLLSLLFIVLIKTAFTLSNEEECVRPASPSNGRVWFRFRGGLSAIFTCSTGYVLIGQNVSNCVNGKWNHPPPTCEKAEIRCEESYRQRKIEEILAKPRQKVVLDCNNNKQQSSQLVWFKDNTIIDILGLTNIQVLSNSSLLLEIYSVRDQGLYHCLTQSSEILEINRAVRIKILEEKQPIAPVNALSAQECFLEFRNQMTKLYVSPGTTASLHCDVNDPTASVLWFFNGQHIESADRISDISQGKLQIRNFTTSDSGIYSCIVQTLYDEKCKLSRNIEVAVEQQPVYPVYTCGRPLAKETRRKKRIIDGVRAPKNSAPWMCMLSTEKVPVVCGCSLISDKWVATAAHCFNFLDSKGVVARVHTDDEARNKFFIKLGKVRRNPEPEEVYAKIRHLVIHPSFQSRIHRPGSSPIINNNDIALVQLEERVAFKPNVLPVCLPMKGFLESFPIGSLGMVTGWGSVSVRGATKALTLQQASLPLVAREVCADSSSYTITKNMFCAGYAESYKPDTCGGDSGGPYVMKYQGRWYLAGIVSWGEGCSSPRKYGVYTKVENFLPWIRSTIAEN; this is translated from the exons CGTTTACTTTGTCAAACGAAGAGGAATGCGTACGCCCAGCATCTCCATCTAACGGCAGAGTTTGGTTTCGTTTCCGTGGTGGTTTATCGGCTATTTTTACATGCAGCACGGGGTATGTGTTGATTGGGCAGAACGTTTCAAATTGTGTGAATGGAAAATGgaaccatccaccaccaacttgtGAGAAAGCAG AAATTCGTTGTGAAGAATCATACAGGCAAAGAAAAATTGAAGAGATTTTGGCTAAGCCACGTCAAAAAGTTGTGCTGGactgtaataataacaaacagcaGAGTAGTCAACTTGTGTGGTTTAAGGACAATACCATTATAGATATTCTTGGCCTTACAAACATTCAAGTTCTATCAAATAGTTCTCTACTATTGGAAATTTATTCTGTTAGAGACCAAGGTTTGTATCATTGTCTAACTCAAAGTTCTGAAATTCTTGAAATAAACCGAGCAGTACGAATAAAAATTCTGGAAGAAAAACAACCAATAGCTCCAGTGAATGCATTGTCAGCTCAGGagtgttttttagaatttcggaATCAGATGACAAAGTTGTACGTAAGTCCAGGAACTACAGCTTCACTACATTGTGATGTTAATGATCCTACAGCAAGTGTTTTATGGTTTTTTAATGGACAGCATATTGAATCTGCTGATAGAATTAGTGACATAAGCCAAGGAAAGCTTCAGATAAGGAACTTCACGACTTCAGACAGTGGCATTTACAGCTGCATTGTGCAAACGCTCTATGATGAGAAGTGCAAGCTGTCAAGAAATATTGAGGTGGCTGTAGAGCAACAACCAGTGTACCCTGTCTACACTTGTGGACGACCTTTAGCGAAAGAGACTCGAAGAAAAAAACGTATTATTGACGGTGTTCGGGCTCCCAAAAATTCAGCACCCTGGATGTGTATGCTATCGACGGAGAAGGTGCCTGTAGTTTGTGGGTGTTCTTTAATAAGTGACAAGTGGGTCGCTACAGCTGCTCATTGCTTTAATTTCCTTGATAGTAAGGGAGTTGTAGCTCGAGTGCACACTGATGATGAAgcaagaaataaattttttatcaAACTTGGTAAGGTGCGAAGAAACCCAGAACCAGAAGAAGTTTATGCCAAAATCCGCCATTTGGTAATACACCCTAGCTTTCAATCCAGGATACATCGTCCAGGAAGCAGTCCAATTATCAATAATAATGATATTGCTTTAGTGCAATTAGAAGAACGTGTAGCCTTTAAGCCTAATGTGCTTCCTGTTTGCCTTCCAATGAAAGGTTTTCTTGAAAGTTTTCCAATTGGTTCGTTGGGGATGGTAACAGGTTGGGGAAGTGTCAGTGTTCGAGGTGCAACCAAAGCTTTAACACTTCAACAAGCCAGTCTTCCACTCGTAGCTAGAGAGGTATGTGCAGATAGCTCAAGTTATACTATCACTAAGAACATGTTCTGTGCGGGTTATGCTGAAAGTTACAAGCCTGACACTTGTGGTGGGGACAGTGGTGGCCCATACGTTATGAAATATCAGGGACGATGGTATCTTGCTGGAATTGTTAGCTGGGGAGAGGGTTGTTCTTCCCCGAGGAAATATGGCGTTTATACAAAAGTTGAAAATTTCCTACCTTGGATTCGATCTACCATTGCAGAAAATTAA